In the Actinomycetota bacterium genome, AGAAGAGGACCAGGACGATGGACGCGCCGGAGGCCACGTCGAAGAGGTAGGAAAGGTAAAGCCCGGCGACCACCGAGGCTGTCCCCACGACCTCCGCGGCGACCAGGACCCCACGGTAATTGCGGAAGAGTTGCATTCCCGCCGCGGCGGGGATGACCAGCAGCGCGGACACCAGGATTATCCCCACCAGCTTGATGGAGACCACCACCACCAGGGCCAGAAAGACCAGGAAGGCGTAATCCACGCTTCTCACTGGAAGCCCGCTCGCCATGGCCGTCTCCCGGTCGAAGGCTATGAACAACAACTCCTTGAAGAAGAGGGACAGAAAGGCCAGGGAAAGGAGGGCTACCAACCCCATGATCAGCACGTCCATCCAGCGCAGGGCCAGTATGCTTCCGAAGAGATAACTCATCAGGTCCAGGTTGTAGGCGCGGGCCGCCCGGACCAGGACCACGCCCAGGGCCATGGCCGCGGCGAAAAGGATGCCGATCACGGTGTCCTCGTGCACCTTCCCCCTTTCGCCCAGCCACCCTATGCCCAGGGCCACCAGGACGCAGAACCCTCCCGCGGTGAGCAGG is a window encoding:
- a CDS encoding metal ABC transporter permease, with product MLAYGFAQRALVGGVIIAAVCSLLSFLVVVRRMAFVGMGISHAAFGGVALGLASGLNPLLTAGGFCVLVALGIGWLGERGKVHEDTVIGILFAAAMALGVVLVRAARAYNLDLMSYLFGSILALRWMDVLIMGLVALLSLAFLSLFFKELLFIAFDRETAMASGLPVRSVDYAFLVFLALVVVVSIKLVGIILVSALLVIPAAAGMQLFRNYRGVLVAAEVVGTASVVAGLYLSYLFDVASGASIVLVLFFLFLLAYALSPRRKYLRRRGR